The Bacillus zhangzhouensis region TTGATCAAACATGTATTTGAATGGGAGAGATTGATATGACAAAAGTTGTTCAAACCAAACATGCACCAGCAGCCATTGGACCATACTCTCAAGGAATTATAGTCAATAACATGTTTTACAGCTCAGGGCAGATTCCATTAACCCCTGATGGAGATTTTGTGAATGGAGATATTAAAGAACAAACACATCAAGTGTTCCGTAATCTTGAGGCTGTACTTAAAGCAGCAGGTGCTTCCTTTGAAACAGTCGTAAAAGCAACTGTTTTCATCAAAGATATGGAACAATTCACTGAAGTGAATGAAGTATACGGTGAGTATTTCCATACACATAAGCCAGCACGTTCATGTGTGGAAGTGGCAAGACTTCCAAAAGATGCGCTTGTAGAAATAGAAGTAGTTGCATTAGTAAAATAAACAGGTACTCTCAATGAATGCCGTTTGGTTTCATCATATGCAGGAAAAGACATCATCATGATGTCTTTTTTTATGCTGAGGATGTAAGCGTCTCACCAAAATGACAAATAATGTATAAATATCCCGATATTTCAAAAAAAGTTTAAAAAAAGAGCAGGAGAATCACCACGATCGTTGAATACCTAAGTAATGCTTTTATATTGGGAAAAGGTGGTGAACTACTGTGGAAGTTACTGACGTAAGATTACGCCGCGTGAATACCGATGGTCGCATGAGGGCGATTGCATCCATCACGCTGGACCACGAATTTGTTGTTCATGATATTCGTGTGATTGATGGAAACAATGGGTTGTTTGTTGCAATGCCTAGCAAACGCACGCCTGATGGAGAGTTTCGCGATATTGCACATCCAATTAATTCAAGCACTCGGGGTAAAATCCAAGATGCTGTATTAAATGAATATCATCGCTTAGGCGAAGAGGAAGAAACAATTGAATATGAAGAAGCTGGAGCTTCTTAATCATACGTGAACCTAAAAAGACGGCTTTAAGAGAAAATGAATGTTTTCTTTTAAATGCTGTCTTTTTTGCGTTCTTTCTCTTGTTTATTACGTTTTTCATCTGTTAGAAAATTATTGTACTTCCTTATGTATCCTTGAAATCAGTCCTTATTTAGGATATATTTTTCTATGGATAATAGGGATATTGGAGGCCAATCAATGGATAAGCGGTTCGCAGTGATTTTAGCAGCGGGAAAAGGAACGAGAATGAAGTCGAAGCTATATAAAGTACTTCATCCAGTTTGCGGAAAACCAATGGTCGAGCATGTGGCAGATGAAGCGTTAAAGCTTTCTTTAGCCAAGCTAGTGACGATTGTCGGTCATGGTGCAGAGGACGTTAAAGAGCAGCTTGGAGACAGAAGTGAGTATGCACTTCAAGAAGAACAGCTGGGAACAGCCCATGCCGTCAAACAAGCAAAGTCGTTCCTCGCGCAGGAAAAGGGAACAACCATTGTCATTTGTGGTGATACGCCATTATTGACAGCGGAAACAATGGAAGCCATGTTAAGCGAGCATCAAAAACATCAAGCGAAAGTCACTATTTTAACAGCACATGCGGATGATCCGACGGGCTATGGCCGTATTATTCGTGATGAAACAGGTGCTGTCGTGAAAATTGTGGAGCATAAAGATGCAAACGATGCAGAGCGTCAAGTGAATGAAATTAATACAGGGACTTATTGCTTTTCAAATGAAGATCTCTTCCGTGTGATTGAGCAAGTGTCGAATGAAAATGCACAGGGTGAATACTACTTGCCAGACGTCATTGAAATTTTAAAAAATGAAGGGCAAACAGTTGCAGCTTATCAAACACCGCATCTTGAAGAAACACTTGGAGTCAATGACCGTATCGCTCTATCACAAGCAGAGCAATTCATGAAGCGACGTATTAATCATCAGCATATGAAGAATGGTGTGACCTTGATTGATCCTGAGAACACGTATATTTCGCCAGATGCTGTCATCGGTGAAGATACAATCATTTATCCTGGGACGATCATCAAAGGGAATGTAAAAATCGGTGCAGACGCCACTATTGGACCAAACACTGAAATTGTTGACAGCATCATCGGAGATCGAACAGTCATTAAGCAATCTGTCGTCTGCGATAGTGAAGTTGGAGCTGATGTGACAATTGGACCGTTTGCTCATATTCGCCCGTTGTCGAAAATTGGCGATAAAGTGAAAATCGGGAATTTTGTCGAAATCAAGAAAACAGTTTTCGGAGACCGCAGCAAAGCATCTCATCTAAGTTACATTGGAGACGCAGAGGTCGGAACTGATGTAAACCTTGGCTGTGGTTCCATTACAGTCAACTATGATGGGAAAAACAAATTCTTAACGAAGATTGAAGACGGTGCCTTTATTGGCTGTAATTCAAATCTCGTTGCACCAGTCACTGTCGGAAAAGGGGCATATGTTGCAGCCGGTTCAACGGTTACAGAAGATGTACCGCAGGATGCATTGTCTATTGCTAGAGCAAGACAAGTCAATAAAGAAGATTATGTGAAAAATATTCATAAAAAATAATCCAAATACCCGGAGGTTTACCATGTCTAATCGTTATGCTGATGCCAATTTAAAGATATTCTCTTTGAATTCAAACCCTGAACTTGCCAAAGAAATTGCCGATCGTATCGGAGTTGATGTAGGAAAGAGCTCTGTTAAACGCTTTAGTGACGGTGAAGTCCAAATCAATATTGAAGAAAGTATCCGCGGCTGTGATTGTTACGTCATTCAATCAACAAGTGCGCCAGTCAATGAGCATATTATGGAACTGCTCATTATGGTTGATGCCCTAAAACGCGCTTCTGCGAAAACTGTCAATATTGTGATCCCTTATTACGGATATGCACGACAAGATCGTAAGGCAAAACCTCGTGAGCCAATCACTGCGAAGCTTTTTGCAAACTTGCTTGAAACAGCAGGTGCTACACGTGTTATTGCACTTGATCTTCATGCGCCGCAAATCCAAGGTTTCTTTGATATTCCAATCGATAACTTAATGGCTGTGCCAATCTTAACAAACTATTTCGAACAGAAGAACTTGAATGATATCGTTGTTGTGTCTCCTGACCACGGTGGTGTGACACGTGCGCGTAAAATGGCAGACCGCCTGAAAGCGCCAATCGCAATTATCGACAAACGCCGTCCAAAGCCAAACGTTGCTGAAGTTATGAACATTATTGGTAACATTGAAGGCAAAACTGCCATTCTGATCGATGATATCATTGATACAGCTGGTACTATTACACTAGCAGCAAATGCGCTGGTCGAAAATGGAGCAGCTGAAGTATATGCTTGCTGTACACACCCAGTATTGTCTGGACCAGCAGTAGAACGCATCACAAACTCTAAAATTAAAGAATTGGTTGTTACAAACAGTATTCACTTAACAGATGACAAGAAAGTTGATAAATTCATTCCGCTTTCAGTTGGGCCTTTGCTTGCAGAAGCCATCATCCGTGTACATGAAGAAGAATCTGTGAGCTATCTTTTTAGCTAATTCTTTTATTGAAAAAGGCCCTGGGCATCAGCTTAGGGTCTTTTTGCTTTCATCAATCACAGTCAAACATGTTTATAATGATTCGGTTATGGGTAATGATGAGAGTAGTGACAAAAAAGAAATAGGATGGTGCTGAATATGGCAACTTTAAAAGCAAATAAAAGAACTGATTTCAAACGTTCCACACTGCAAAAAATCCGTCATTCAGGACACGTTCCTGGTGTCATATACGGAAAAAATACAGACAGCCTGGCTGTTTCATTAAACAGCATCGATTTATTAAAAACCTTACGTGATGAAGGGAAGAATACAATCATCACCTTAGATGTGGGTGGTGAAACGAAATCTGTGATGGTCACAGAATTACAAACTGATCCGCTGAAAAATGAACTAGTCCATGCTGATTTCCAAGTCGTTGACTTACAGCGTGAAATTGACGCGGATGTACCAATACAGCTGATTGGCGAATCTAAAGGGGTAAAAGATGGCGGTGTGCTTCAGCAGCCACTATTCGAACTATCTGTTACAGCGAAACCAAAAGATATCCCGCAGTATATTGAAGCTGATATTACAAACTTAGAAGTCAATGATGTCTTAACAGTTGCTGATCTGCCTGTTCAGTCATCTTATCAAATCAATAACGATCCAGAAGAAGTCGTTGCATCTATTCTGCCACCTCAGCAATCAGAGGTTCCTGAGCCAGATAGCGAAGAGGAGCCGCAAGAGCCTGAGGCCATTAAAGAAAAGGGTAACGATGGAGAATAACTGGTCATTTAGAGACGTAACCCTCCCGCGGTTGCGTCTTTTGTGCTAGAATGAAAAGAATTCATACGTTTTTACATGAGGCAATCTGATTGGCTCATTTTTTAGGTGTGTGCAGTGTGACAAAGGAGGTATAGGTTTCATGATTGCATTCGTTGGATTGGGTAATCCAGGAAAAGAATATGAAAAAACAAGACATAATGTCGGGTTTATGACAATAGATGAACTATCGAAAAAATGGGACATTCCTTTAAATCAATCAAAATTCCATGGACAATTTGGAACTGGGTTTGTTTCAGGACAAAAGGTTCTACTTGTAAAGCCACTTACATATATGAACTTATCAGGAGAATGTGTGCGTCCGCTGATGGACTATTACGATATCCCCCTTAAACAATTGAAAGTGATCTATGATGATTTAGATTTGCCGACTGGCCGGATACGCTTACGTACAAAAGGAAGTGCAGGCGGGCATAACGGAATCAAGTCATTGATTCACCATCTAGGTTCATCTGAATTTGACCGATTCCGTATCGGCATTGGACGTCCTCAAAACGGCATGAAGGTCGTTGATTACGTACTAGGACGTTTCTCAGAAGAGGAACAGCCTGACATCGCATCAGCCATTCAATCGTCTGTCGAGGCCTGTGAAGCGGCTTTAAAAAAGCCATTTTTAGAAGTGATGAATGATTTTAACAAGAAGGTATAAGAATGATAAGCAAAGCACATACTGATCATAAAATCTCAGCATGGGAGGATCACGTATGGCTTTGCATTATTACTGCCGCCACTGTGGTGTAAAGGTGGGCAGTCTAGATAAATCTGCTGTCCAAAGTGAAGCACTTGGATTTCATCACTTAACAAATGAGGAAAGAAACGATATGATTTCTTATAGGGAAAATGGTGATTTACATGTACAAACCATTTGTGAGGATTGCCAAGAGGCGCTCGAAAGAAATCCTGATTACCATCAGTATCATACTTTTATTCAATAAAAAAGCTTTGGTGTAGATATTAGACCAAAGCGTTTTTCTGTTTTAAACAAACAGGGAGGAGGAGCCAAATGAAAAACATACAATCATTTATCAAACAAAGTGATGATTTTCAGTCCATTTTTAATGGGCTAAAGGAAGGGTTAAAAGAACAGCTGCTTGCCGGACTATCAGGCTCCGTCAGATCTTTATTTACAGCCGCGATATCAGACGAACTTAAGCGGCCGATGTTTATTGTGACTCACAATTTATATCAGGCGCAGAAGGTAACAGATGATCTAGCAAGTGTGATGCCGGATCGCTCGGTTCTTCTATATCCTGTCAATGAACTCATTGCTTCAGAAATTGCAGTCGCCAGCCCTGAGCTGAGAGCACAGCGTTTAGATGTCCTAAATCGACTTGCGAATGGAGAAAACCCCATTATCGTCACTCCCGTTGCCGCAATGCGCAGGATGCTTCCGCCAGTTGAGCTCTGGAAGGAGAGTCAGATCCATTTAAAGATTGGTGAAGAAATTGATTTGGAGACGTTTTCAAAACAGCTCGTACAAATTGGTTATGACCGGACGTCGATGGTTGCTGCGCCCGGAGACTTTAGTGTGCGCGGAGGAATCATTGACATCTATGCGTTAACGGAAGATCATCCAATCCGTATTGAACTGTTTGATACAGAAGTAGACTCGATTCGAACGTTTCATTCGGATACACAGCGATCATTAGAAACCCTTCAAGAAATCAAAATAGGTCCTGCAAAAGAGCTGATTGTGAGAGGTCCTGAACGAGTGAGAGCCATTGAACAGCTTGATCAAGGGCTGGCGAAGAGCTTAAAGAAATTCAACTCAGATCAGCAAAAAGAGCTACTTCATCAAAATATTTCTGCTGATCGCGAGAAACTG contains the following coding sequences:
- the glmU gene encoding bifunctional UDP-N-acetylglucosamine diphosphorylase/glucosamine-1-phosphate N-acetyltransferase GlmU; this encodes MDKRFAVILAAGKGTRMKSKLYKVLHPVCGKPMVEHVADEALKLSLAKLVTIVGHGAEDVKEQLGDRSEYALQEEQLGTAHAVKQAKSFLAQEKGTTIVICGDTPLLTAETMEAMLSEHQKHQAKVTILTAHADDPTGYGRIIRDETGAVVKIVEHKDANDAERQVNEINTGTYCFSNEDLFRVIEQVSNENAQGEYYLPDVIEILKNEGQTVAAYQTPHLEETLGVNDRIALSQAEQFMKRRINHQHMKNGVTLIDPENTYISPDAVIGEDTIIYPGTIIKGNVKIGADATIGPNTEIVDSIIGDRTVIKQSVVCDSEVGADVTIGPFAHIRPLSKIGDKVKIGNFVEIKKTVFGDRSKASHLSYIGDAEVGTDVNLGCGSITVNYDGKNKFLTKIEDGAFIGCNSNLVAPVTVGKGAYVAAGSTVTEDVPQDALSIARARQVNKEDYVKNIHKK
- the spoVG gene encoding septation regulator SpoVG gives rise to the protein MEVTDVRLRRVNTDGRMRAIASITLDHEFVVHDIRVIDGNNGLFVAMPSKRTPDGEFRDIAHPINSSTRGKIQDAVLNEYHRLGEEEETIEYEEAGAS
- a CDS encoding anti-sigma-F factor Fin family protein, with product MALHYYCRHCGVKVGSLDKSAVQSEALGFHHLTNEERNDMISYRENGDLHVQTICEDCQEALERNPDYHQYHTFIQ
- a CDS encoding RidA family protein is translated as MTKVVQTKHAPAAIGPYSQGIIVNNMFYSSGQIPLTPDGDFVNGDIKEQTHQVFRNLEAVLKAAGASFETVVKATVFIKDMEQFTEVNEVYGEYFHTHKPARSCVEVARLPKDALVEIEVVALVK
- a CDS encoding 50S ribosomal protein L25/general stress protein Ctc, which produces MATLKANKRTDFKRSTLQKIRHSGHVPGVIYGKNTDSLAVSLNSIDLLKTLRDEGKNTIITLDVGGETKSVMVTELQTDPLKNELVHADFQVVDLQREIDADVPIQLIGESKGVKDGGVLQQPLFELSVTAKPKDIPQYIEADITNLEVNDVLTVADLPVQSSYQINNDPEEVVASILPPQQSEVPEPDSEEEPQEPEAIKEKGNDGE
- a CDS encoding ribose-phosphate diphosphokinase; this translates as MSNRYADANLKIFSLNSNPELAKEIADRIGVDVGKSSVKRFSDGEVQINIEESIRGCDCYVIQSTSAPVNEHIMELLIMVDALKRASAKTVNIVIPYYGYARQDRKAKPREPITAKLFANLLETAGATRVIALDLHAPQIQGFFDIPIDNLMAVPILTNYFEQKNLNDIVVVSPDHGGVTRARKMADRLKAPIAIIDKRRPKPNVAEVMNIIGNIEGKTAILIDDIIDTAGTITLAANALVENGAAEVYACCTHPVLSGPAVERITNSKIKELVVTNSIHLTDDKKVDKFIPLSVGPLLAEAIIRVHEEESVSYLFS
- the pth gene encoding aminoacyl-tRNA hydrolase; this translates as MIAFVGLGNPGKEYEKTRHNVGFMTIDELSKKWDIPLNQSKFHGQFGTGFVSGQKVLLVKPLTYMNLSGECVRPLMDYYDIPLKQLKVIYDDLDLPTGRIRLRTKGSAGGHNGIKSLIHHLGSSEFDRFRIGIGRPQNGMKVVDYVLGRFSEEEQPDIASAIQSSVEACEAALKKPFLEVMNDFNKKV